One Erysipelothrix amsterdamensis DNA window includes the following coding sequences:
- a CDS encoding recombinase family protein: MKKEYNTSIVGRLDRQEENMSIQANRKTALYCRLSRDDELQGESNSITNQKKILSQFAKQSGFFQCEFFIDDGYSGTNFDRPEFQNMITRVANGEIGTVIVKDLSRFGRNHLHVGIYTTEFFPKHNVRFIAINDNVDTFTTDMETDISIPIKNIINEIYAVDTSRKIKAVYRAKGLEGKHTGSHAIYGYKKDPENKDKWIIDEEAAKVVKRIYSLVVSGLGPYQIADLLYKEKVYSPSYYMAMNGYGNRVNKEFDTPYRWWGTSIQCIVRREEYLGHTVNFKTIKPSFKDKRRYTNKKENWAIFENTHEAIIDKETWDIANSLLKTTRRQSREGTVNPLTGKLFCGDCGEKLYNSRGINRKGTGHYKEDVRYDNYVCSTYQKHRNECSAHYIRTKVVRELILEALKDISKYIENNEEEFKNIVISARLEEREKSQKENIKKLKADKNRLAVIDRLFVKLYEDNASGRINDETFNKIAVQYTEEQKTLNTEIVELEEVTEKLQSVSDNTEQFIKTIKSFTDFSILTTSMINQLIDKIIIYQKQKLKRYKFIQRIDIYFNFIGKFEIEKDDEIKEDTYIEEKEDKKYIHKDSRFSPITEYLKGQDREIELDFSKVEELIGRKLCKSARTYPSYWYASEDRPMGNSIYNAGYDIVKVDVKKETIRLINYDK; this comes from the coding sequence ATGAAAAAGGAGTATAATACAAGTATCGTAGGTAGGCTTGATAGACAGGAGGAAAATATGTCTATTCAAGCTAACAGAAAAACAGCTCTTTATTGTCGTTTATCAAGAGATGATGAACTTCAAGGAGAAAGCAATTCCATTACAAATCAAAAGAAGATTTTAAGCCAGTTTGCCAAGCAGAGTGGCTTTTTTCAGTGTGAATTTTTCATTGATGATGGCTATTCCGGAACGAATTTTGATAGACCTGAGTTTCAAAATATGATAACAAGGGTTGCAAACGGAGAAATAGGAACGGTAATTGTAAAAGACCTATCAAGATTTGGAAGAAATCATCTTCATGTAGGTATCTATACAACGGAATTTTTTCCAAAACATAATGTAAGATTTATTGCCATAAATGATAATGTAGATACTTTTACTACCGATATGGAAACAGATATAAGTATTCCAATCAAAAATATCATCAATGAAATCTATGCAGTAGATACCAGTAGAAAAATAAAGGCAGTATATAGGGCGAAAGGACTTGAGGGAAAGCATACAGGAAGTCATGCCATATACGGATATAAAAAAGACCCTGAGAATAAAGACAAATGGATTATTGATGAAGAAGCTGCAAAGGTTGTAAAAAGAATTTATTCTTTAGTAGTAAGCGGACTTGGACCTTATCAAATAGCAGATTTATTGTATAAAGAAAAGGTATATTCTCCATCATACTATATGGCTATGAATGGTTATGGAAATCGTGTAAACAAGGAATTTGACACTCCTTATCGTTGGTGGGGGACTAGCATACAATGTATTGTAAGGCGTGAAGAATACTTAGGTCATACTGTAAATTTTAAGACCATAAAGCCAAGTTTTAAGGATAAGAGGAGATATACCAATAAAAAAGAAAACTGGGCTATTTTTGAAAATACTCATGAAGCCATTATAGATAAAGAAACATGGGATATTGCCAATTCCCTTTTGAAAACGACAAGAAGGCAGTCAAGAGAAGGAACGGTAAATCCACTCACAGGTAAGCTGTTTTGTGGAGATTGTGGAGAAAAACTATATAATTCAAGAGGGATAAATCGCAAGGGGACAGGACATTACAAAGAAGATGTTAGATATGATAATTATGTATGCTCAACCTATCAGAAACATAGAAATGAATGTTCTGCACATTATATCAGAACAAAAGTAGTCAGGGAGCTTATTTTAGAAGCCTTAAAAGATATTAGTAAATATATTGAGAACAATGAGGAAGAATTTAAAAATATCGTTATATCAGCAAGACTTGAAGAAAGGGAGAAAAGTCAAAAGGAAAATATAAAGAAATTAAAAGCGGATAAAAATAGGCTTGCTGTGATAGATAGGCTGTTTGTAAAACTATATGAAGATAATGCAAGTGGCAGAATAAACGATGAAACCTTTAATAAGATAGCTGTTCAATACACAGAGGAGCAAAAGACACTAAATACTGAAATAGTTGAACTTGAGGAGGTAACGGAGAAACTACAGTCCGTTAGTGATAACACAGAACAGTTTATTAAAACCATTAAGAGTTTTACTGATTTTTCGATACTCACAACCTCAATGATAAATCAACTGATAGATAAAATAATAATCTACCAAAAGCAAAAACTTAAAAGATATAAGTTTATTCAAAGGATAGATATTTACTTTAACTTTATCGGTAAGTTTGAGATAGAAAAAGATGATGAAATAAAGGAAGATACCTATATAGAGGAAAAAGAAGATAAAAAGTATATTCACAAAGACAGCAGATTTTCACCGATAACAGAATATCTGAAAGGGCAAGACAGAGAAATAGAGCTTGATTTTTCAAAGGTGGAAGAACTTATAGGCAGAAAACTTTGTAAATCAGCAAGAACCTATCCAAGCTATTGGTATGCAAGTGAAGATAGACCTATGGGAAATTCTATTTATAATGCAGGATATGATATTGTAAAGGTAGATGTAAAAAAAGAAACAATAAGGCTTATAAACTACGACAAGTAA
- a CDS encoding ATP-binding protein: MNNKENQNMITTKIQGTDFTYNKDTHYEKDGHIYCKACNERIDGKAIPILDKPMIIRTACKCVRDRAEQEKQREKLLKQDRLRQNCFISKNQIAYTFENADEDTDKEIIKKAKNYVKHFEEIRKDNVGLLLYGNVGSGKTYIACSIANAIITEYSYTVKMRNFAQILNDLQKGGFNLDRNEYIEQITSSTLLILDDFGIERNTEYALEQIYNVINARYLKARPTIITTNLNFKDIEKEQEDIMLGRIYSRIIEMCLPLRVTGLDRRKIQSKEKLKKAQNLIDE, from the coding sequence ATGAATAATAAAGAAAATCAAAATATGATAACTACAAAAATTCAGGGTACGGATTTTACCTACAACAAAGATACTCACTATGAAAAAGACGGACACATCTATTGCAAGGCTTGTAATGAGAGAATAGACGGTAAAGCAATTCCAATCTTAGATAAGCCTATGATTATTAGAACAGCTTGCAAATGTGTTAGAGATAGAGCTGAACAAGAAAAACAAAGAGAAAAACTGTTAAAACAAGATAGGTTAAGGCAAAACTGCTTTATATCCAAAAATCAAATAGCATATACCTTTGAAAATGCTGATGAAGATACCGACAAAGAAATCATCAAAAAAGCTAAAAATTATGTAAAACATTTTGAAGAAATAAGAAAGGACAATGTAGGTTTACTCTTATACGGAAATGTAGGAAGTGGCAAGACATATATAGCTTGTTCGATAGCAAATGCCATAATTACAGAATATTCCTATACGGTTAAGATGAGAAACTTTGCACAGATACTAAATGACTTACAAAAAGGTGGCTTTAACCTTGATAGAAATGAGTATATTGAGCAGATAACAAGCTCTACCCTTTTAATACTTGATGATTTTGGGATAGAAAGAAATACAGAGTATGCCTTAGAGCAGATTTACAATGTAATCAATGCAAGATACTTAAAAGCAAGACCGACCATTATAACGACAAACCTTAATTTTAAGGATATAGAAAAAGAACAGGAAGATATAATGCTTGGGAGAATTTATTCAAGGATAATAGAGATGTGCTTACCTCTTAGGGTAACGGGACTTGATAGAAGAAAAATACAAAGCAAAGAAAAGCTGAAGAAAGCACAAAACTTAATAGATGAGTAA
- a CDS encoding replisome organizer produces MADKRMFSLKIVDSDLFLDMPLSSQCLYFHLSMRADDDGFVDNPKKIIKIIGANDDDLKILITKGFVIVFERGIIVITHWKINNFIRKDRYKPTMYIEQKQQLYQTENGTYISEENVGCHLVNQRLSSGQPSIDKGRLDKVSIDKGRIEQVAPISLYGEYKNIRLTDEEYQKLKDKLQGHTEIMIEKLSRYIKSKGTDYKDHYVTILNWYEQDKEKLTQKNIQNGTSKTYSTNYEDSDSL; encoded by the coding sequence ATGGCAGATAAAAGAATGTTTTCACTGAAGATAGTGGATAGCGATTTATTTTTGGATATGCCACTAAGTAGTCAATGCCTATATTTTCATTTATCAATGAGGGCAGATGATGACGGCTTTGTGGATAATCCAAAGAAGATAATAAAAATCATAGGGGCAAATGATGATGACTTAAAAATCCTAATTACAAAAGGTTTTGTAATTGTCTTTGAAAGAGGAATTATAGTCATTACTCATTGGAAGATAAATAATTTTATTAGAAAAGACAGATATAAGCCGACTATGTATATAGAGCAAAAACAGCAGCTTTACCAAACGGAAAACGGAACATATATTTCAGAAGAAAATGTTGGTTGTCATCTGGTTAACCAAAGGTTGTCAAGTGGTCAACCTAGTATAGATAAGGGTAGATTAGATAAGGTTAGTATAGATAAGGGGAGAATAGAGCAGGTTGCCCCAATTTCTCTTTATGGAGAATATAAAAATATTAGATTAACCGACGAAGAATATCAAAAGTTAAAGGATAAATTACAAGGTCATACTGAAATAATGATTGAAAAGCTGTCAAGGTATATCAAGAGTAAAGGCACAGACTATAAAGACCACTATGTAACAATCCTTAATTGGTATGAACAGGATAAGGAGAAATTAACACAGAAAAATATTCAAAATGGAACTTCTAAAACCTATTCAACCAACTATGAGGATAGCGACAGCCTATAA
- a CDS encoding ORF6N domain-containing protein, whose amino-acid sequence MAEQEREIKIVDDKTIKEKIYLIRGQRVMLDADLAEIYGYSTRAFNQQVRNNIEKFDDDFMFRLDKIELEDLRSNFLTANVSPKSRALPYVFTEQGIYMLMTVLKGELAITQSKALIRTFKQMKDFIIENQDFIGSKELVQIAIQTNQNTNDIARMDSKINTLATKEDLKKVMDNFIDPETYKHFLLMNGDKIEADVAYTKIYKSAKKSIYVIDNYIGLKTLELLRAARDKTQIIVFSDNVKNKDMLTKNILDDFRKDYPNIDLKLKIAGKKYHDRYIAIDYGTENEAFYLCGASSKDAGNKVSSITKIEESSKDMYHDMFSKMLNNKDLKI is encoded by the coding sequence GTGGCAGAGCAAGAAAGAGAGATAAAAATTGTAGATGATAAAACTATAAAAGAAAAAATCTATCTTATTCGTGGACAGAGAGTTATGCTTGACGCTGATTTAGCAGAAATATACGGTTACAGTACAAGAGCGTTTAATCAACAGGTAAGAAATAATATAGAAAAATTTGACGATGATTTTATGTTTAGATTAGATAAAATTGAGTTGGAAGATTTGCGATCAAATTTTTTGACCGCAAATGTTAGTCCTAAAAGTAGGGCATTGCCTTACGTGTTTACAGAACAAGGTATTTATATGCTTATGACTGTGCTGAAAGGTGAACTTGCTATAACACAATCAAAAGCACTTATTAGAACATTTAAGCAGATGAAAGACTTCATCATTGAAAATCAAGATTTTATCGGTTCAAAGGAATTAGTGCAAATTGCTATTCAAACCAACCAAAATACAAATGATATTGCAAGGATGGATAGCAAGATTAACACATTAGCTACTAAAGAAGATTTGAAAAAGGTAATGGACAATTTTATAGATCCGGAAACATATAAACATTTCCTTTTGATGAACGGAGATAAGATAGAAGCGGATGTTGCCTATACGAAAATATATAAGTCGGCAAAGAAAAGCATTTATGTTATAGATAACTATATAGGGCTTAAAACACTTGAACTTTTAAGGGCTGCAAGAGATAAAACGCAAATCATAGTCTTTAGTGATAATGTTAAAAATAAGGATATGCTTACAAAAAATATTTTAGATGATTTTAGAAAAGATTATCCTAATATAGACCTGAAGCTGAAGATAGCCGGTAAAAAGTATCACGATAGATATATTGCCATAGATTATGGAACAGAAAATGAAGCCTTTTATCTTTGCGGAGCCTCATCAAAGGATGCCGGAAATAAGGTATCAAGCATTACCAAGATAGAAGAATCTTCTAAAGATATGTACCATGATATGTTTAGTAAGATGTTAAATAATAAAGACTTAAAAATTTAA
- the mobQ gene encoding MobQ family relaxase, with protein sequence MPKNIKIINGKELNKLEIKSLHTHVDIVSRSKGHSVIAKAAYNARDKLRDEYYVKVHDYSKKDDLVFSKIFLPEHIPKEFSDREYLWNSVEKIEKSKNSQLARNLLLTLPRELNEEDRIKLISEFIEENFTSKGMIADCNIHNPMASDNEEQPHAHILLTLREIEEKGNWKPKSRKEYILDENGEKIKLKSGNYKSRKVNLNDWNEPDKAKEWRENFSKKANEHLAKNNIDKRIDPRTFEEQGREELPQIHLGTASFQMEKKGIQTERGNHNRKIIALNAEFKKIKEEIAEISSWILSLVNMVKGLLKGSSKEKQEEYNLTPDLFNVYSYLETYYKIQKELSKNLSYDSRMRKEHFDSKKYVKALSYMSSNNLKTIIDIQCKKDEVLTKLKENKESIEDCNKQIKNIETIIKQAKIMKEYKTIYDRYKGADNSIFSKIAGASKEEYYNSHKEEIDKYIRAKSILKKLSGSEKIETKKWEKEKRELQTDINHLTFNQKFIKEEISQINHIKYVVGEVNKDFGIDINIEIEIAYKKAIARGEKPSVKMALEEFQRQIKKEDRQKAWAKEHYKNKDHIHKETER encoded by the coding sequence ATGCCTAAAAATATAAAAATCATAAATGGAAAGGAGCTAAACAAATTGGAGATAAAAAGTTTGCATACCCATGTAGATATAGTTTCAAGGTCAAAAGGGCATAGCGTAATTGCAAAGGCTGCATATAACGCAAGAGATAAATTAAGAGATGAATACTATGTAAAAGTCCATGATTACTCTAAAAAAGATGACCTTGTTTTTTCGAAAATATTTTTGCCGGAACATATCCCTAAAGAGTTTTCCGATAGAGAATACCTATGGAATAGTGTTGAAAAAATAGAGAAAAGTAAAAACTCACAGCTTGCAAGAAATTTACTTTTAACACTTCCAAGAGAATTAAATGAAGAAGATAGGATAAAACTCATTAGTGAGTTCATAGAAGAAAATTTTACATCTAAAGGTATGATAGCAGATTGTAATATTCATAATCCTATGGCAAGTGATAATGAAGAACAACCTCATGCCCATATCTTACTTACCCTTAGAGAAATTGAAGAAAAAGGAAATTGGAAACCTAAAAGCAGAAAAGAATATATCCTTGATGAAAATGGAGAAAAGATAAAACTAAAAAGTGGAAACTATAAATCAAGAAAAGTAAATCTAAATGATTGGAACGAACCTGACAAAGCGAAAGAATGGAGGGAGAACTTTTCAAAGAAAGCAAATGAGCATTTGGCAAAAAATAATATAGATAAAAGAATAGACCCACGCACCTTTGAAGAACAAGGCAGAGAAGAACTTCCACAAATTCATTTAGGAACAGCAAGCTTTCAGATGGAGAAAAAAGGTATACAGACAGAAAGAGGCAATCATAACAGAAAAATCATAGCTTTAAATGCTGAGTTCAAAAAAATAAAAGAAGAAATTGCAGAAATAAGCAGTTGGATTTTAAGTTTGGTAAATATGGTAAAAGGTTTATTGAAAGGATCTTCTAAAGAAAAACAAGAAGAATATAACCTAACTCCAGACCTTTTTAATGTCTATTCCTATCTTGAAACCTACTATAAAATTCAAAAGGAACTATCTAAAAATTTAAGTTATGACAGCAGAATGAGAAAAGAACATTTTGACTCTAAGAAATATGTCAAAGCCCTATCCTATATGAGCAGTAATAACTTAAAGACAATCATAGATATACAGTGTAAAAAAGATGAAGTATTGACAAAGCTAAAAGAAAATAAGGAAAGCATAGAGGATTGTAATAAGCAAATTAAGAACATAGAAACTATAATCAAACAAGCTAAAATTATGAAAGAATATAAAACCATCTATGATAGATACAAGGGAGCTGATAATTCTATCTTCAGCAAAATAGCAGGAGCAAGTAAAGAAGAATATTACAATTCCCATAAAGAAGAAATTGATAAATATATTAGAGCAAAATCTATTCTAAAAAAATTAAGTGGAAGTGAAAAGATAGAAACAAAAAAATGGGAGAAAGAAAAAAGAGAGTTACAGACAGATATAAATCATCTTACCTTTAACCAGAAATTTATAAAAGAGGAAATCTCTCAAATAAACCATATCAAATATGTAGTTGGTGAAGTAAATAAAGACTTTGGAATAGATATAAATATTGAGATAGAAATAGCCTATAAAAAAGCTATTGCAAGAGGAGAAAAACCAAGTGTAAAAATGGCATTAGAAGAATTTCAAAGGCAGATTAAAAAAGAGGATAGGCAAAAAGCATGGGCTAAGGAGCATTACAAGAACAAAGACCATATCCACAAGGAAACTGAGAGATAG
- a CDS encoding peptidase domain-containing ABC transporter, protein MKHIRFIQQLSETGCGIAALAMVLHYYDCKIHIAELSKESNISRDGVSIKELMRLADNYGLTGKAVRLNSNKFINSINDKFPCIAVVENNHYVVIDSIKKDKIFYIDPQVGQINSTIDEFNEIFLGVIVFFERNDRFKKRKSDISRFDFLKMGLIDRRIVSTVIILSIIVQLFTLFTPWITRYIIDDVVGKSVNSNFWLLISGSIIFVIVYGCLSFIRLKIINLFEKKYVSSLKKIIVEKVFKLPLKFFDVRSAGDMVSRINGIDSLQQILTNVVTSIFIDFTTIVIVAVVMLKSSIILAGITYSFGIVLCVFLIFFLRTVDKRNVDSILKREKAQSYLIESFSNVSIMKTLGVSQAITNKWNEYYGKQIYSEYRRENTLGFYQSFMLSYRMLPTFVILFVGSFLIGQNEMTVGEMMAFVALGNLFLNPLSVIIQNIFDFQYSATIIDRLTEIVYEDEELFYGEEIADFRNLEFKNVNFSYAQNSSEKTISDISFTLKKGEIISFVGKTGCGKTTIVKLILSLYNPDTGNIFINSKRISDYNLKSYRNLFGTVLQDELFFNDTLRNNIDLTRTHTDEEIKEAISLACLDDDIGDMPFKLNTQIGDNGCNLSGGQRQRLAIARVLIDKPQIVILDEGTSQLDAITEKKILSRLKEKNISLITITHRLSTVSSSDRIYFVEKGHIIDSGKYDELCDKNMECRKLFQAQ, encoded by the coding sequence TTGAAACATATAAGATTTATACAACAGCTTTCAGAAACTGGGTGTGGAATAGCAGCATTGGCTATGGTTTTACATTACTATGATTGTAAAATACATATAGCAGAATTGAGTAAAGAATCAAATATTTCAAGAGATGGAGTATCCATAAAGGAATTGATGAGGTTAGCAGATAATTATGGGCTAACAGGAAAAGCAGTAAGATTGAATTCTAATAAATTTATTAACTCAATTAATGATAAATTTCCGTGTATAGCTGTTGTAGAAAATAACCATTATGTAGTAATTGATAGTATTAAAAAAGATAAAATTTTTTATATTGATCCTCAAGTAGGACAAATAAATTCAACAATTGATGAATTTAATGAAATTTTTTTAGGGGTAATAGTATTCTTTGAGAGGAACGATAGATTTAAAAAGAGAAAAAGTGACATAAGCAGATTTGATTTTTTGAAGATGGGGCTGATAGATCGTAGAATAGTTTCAACAGTGATAATATTATCGATTATAGTCCAATTGTTTACTTTATTTACACCATGGATTACAAGATATATAATTGATGATGTTGTAGGTAAAAGTGTAAATTCAAATTTTTGGTTGCTAATTTCTGGCTCAATTATTTTTGTTATTGTATATGGATGCCTTTCGTTTATCAGGTTGAAGATTATAAATTTATTTGAAAAAAAATATGTTTCTTCATTAAAGAAAATAATAGTTGAAAAAGTTTTTAAACTGCCATTGAAGTTTTTCGATGTTCGTTCAGCAGGAGATATGGTTTCTCGGATAAATGGAATTGATTCATTGCAGCAAATCCTTACCAATGTAGTAACTTCGATATTTATTGATTTTACAACAATTGTTATAGTAGCTGTAGTTATGTTAAAAAGTTCAATCATTTTGGCTGGCATAACATATTCTTTTGGGATAGTTTTGTGTGTATTTCTTATATTTTTTCTACGAACAGTGGATAAGAGAAATGTAGATTCTATATTGAAAAGAGAAAAAGCTCAAAGCTACTTAATAGAAAGTTTCTCAAATGTTAGCATAATGAAAACTTTGGGAGTAAGTCAAGCTATAACTAATAAATGGAATGAGTATTATGGTAAGCAAATATATTCGGAATATAGGAGAGAAAATACACTTGGATTTTATCAGAGTTTTATGCTTTCTTACAGAATGTTACCAACATTTGTCATTTTATTTGTTGGAAGTTTTTTAATAGGGCAAAATGAAATGACAGTTGGTGAAATGATGGCGTTTGTTGCGTTAGGAAATTTGTTTTTGAATCCACTTTCCGTTATTATTCAAAATATATTTGATTTTCAGTATTCTGCAACTATTATAGATAGATTAACAGAAATTGTTTATGAAGATGAAGAATTATTTTATGGGGAAGAAATTGCAGATTTTAGAAATTTAGAATTTAAAAATGTAAATTTTTCTTATGCTCAAAACAGCAGTGAAAAAACGATTAGTGATATTTCATTCACATTGAAAAAGGGCGAAATAATATCATTCGTAGGAAAGACGGGTTGTGGAAAAACTACTATAGTAAAGTTAATATTATCATTATATAATCCGGACACAGGTAATATATTTATTAATTCTAAAAGGATTAGTGACTATAATTTAAAATCATACAGAAATTTATTTGGTACTGTACTTCAAGATGAATTATTTTTTAATGATACCTTACGGAATAATATTGATTTAACTAGAACGCACACGGATGAAGAAATTAAAGAAGCTATAAGTCTTGCGTGTCTTGATGATGATATTGGTGATATGCCATTTAAATTAAATACACAGATTGGAGATAATGGGTGTAATTTATCAGGAGGACAAAGACAACGATTAGCTATTGCCAGAGTGCTAATTGATAAACCTCAAATAGTGATTCTTGATGAGGGAACAAGTCAATTGGATGCAATAACTGAAAAAAAGATATTAAGTAGATTGAAAGAAAAAAACATATCTTTAATAACAATTACTCATAGACTATCGACTGTTTCATCATCGGATAGAATATATTTTGTGGAAAAGGGTCATATTATTGACAGCGGAAAATATGATGAATTGTGTGATAAAAATATGGAATGTAGGAAACTTTTTCAAGCACAATGA